The following DNA comes from Mesoplodon densirostris isolate mMesDen1 chromosome 9, mMesDen1 primary haplotype, whole genome shotgun sequence.
GTGAGTGAGATCATCAATAATGCCATTGTGCACTACCGAGATGACTTGGACCTGCAGAACCTCATTGATTTTGGCCAGAAGAAGGTATGGGCTAAGAGGGGGGGCCGTCTAGTGGTCCGGGAAGCTGTGGACAAAAGTTAACGCCATCCCAAGAGACACCTCACCCTCATCACCTGCCGGGTAATGGATTCTGGGAAGGGGTCTGGCAAAAAAAACACACGTAGCTTTAAAAGTacttttaagggcttccctggtggcgtggtggttgggagtccgcctgccgttgcaggggatacgggttcgtgctccggtcctggaggataccacatgccgcagagcggctgggcccgtgagccatggccgctaggcctgcgcatccggagcctgtgctccacaatgggagaagccacggcagtgagaggcccgcgtaccgcaaaaaacaaacaaacaaaagtacttttttttgtttgtttgtttgtgttttttttgtggtacgcgggcctgtcactgttgtggcctctcccactgcagagcacaggctcaggacgcccaggctcagcggccacagctcacaggcccagccgctctgcggtatgtgggatcttcccggaccggggcacgaacccgtgtcccctgcatcggcaggcggactctcaaccactgcgccaccagggaagccacaaaaGTACTTTTAAGGGCAAAGAACAGTATATATAGTAATCTACCAATTGtgtaaaaaaagagaggaaagaatatTCATGTTTGCAAAAGGAATCTGGAAGGATATGAAGGAAACCATTATAAGTGGTTACTTATAGTGGGAGGGGGAACTGGGCAGATTTTTTAATATTACCAATTCAaagtcagattttttaaattgtggtaaaatatacataatatcaaatttaccatttttaagtgtacagatctgtagcactaagtacattcacattgttgtacaaccctCATCACCGTCCATCTCCAAAACTTTCTCCCcacactgaaactctgtaccccattaaacactaactctccattttccccctccccctagctcctggcaaccaccattctatgttctatctctatgaatttctgtctctatgaatactgtatttgtccttttgtgactggcttgtttcacttagcatgtcttcaggattcatccatgttgtgggaTGTGCCAAAACTCCTTCCtttataaggctgaataatattccatcatatgtatataccacactttgttgattcatttatctTCTGATGCACACTTGGGTCACTTCTACcttttgcctattgtgaataatgctgctatgagtcAGAACTTAAATTTGAAACAAAAGTGCTTTTGAGACCAGTGCTGAGTTCCCCTTCGCTTGGTGCAACACTCTTGACTTGGATCCTGTTTACTTTCATGGTGTAATTATGGGCCCACAATATTGAAGAGTCTCCTCCTGTGCTTTCTCTATATTAAGGCAAATGTTTGTAGCACTGATCCTTTATTTCAGCCAGTATTTTTGGAACATATACTTTTGCCAAGCTCTATGCTATACAGGACTGCAAAATCAGAAACTGCCCTCAAGGAGCGCATAGTTGAGTgtgtaaaacaaaatatatatacaacaaGTTATAACAAGACATataaaatgatagaaattaaGAAGAGAAAACTTCTTCAGGGGAAGATCACTGAGAAGCTTGAGCTCCAGGTTCCAGGTTGTGTTTCAACACAACGTGAACTTACAAGTGCAAGCTTGCCATAGACTTTTGGTTGCTCTGAGAGTTCCCCTTGTCACCTCactgtggggatgggggtggtaaTTTTAACCCCTGTGGTGAGCTTTGTTGCAGTTCAGCTGCTGTGGAGGGATTTCCTACAAGGACTGGTCCCTGAACATGTACTTCAACTGTTCGGAAGACAACCCCAGCCGTGAGCGCTGCTCTGTGCCTTACTCCTGTTGCTTGCCTACCCCCAACCAGGTGAGCACACATCCCACCTCATTTCCTCCTGCAGTGATCTGAGTTACTTTCCGATTAGGGCAGCTGCTATTGGGAATCTCCATCCCCTGGTTTAGCCAGTCAATTTTGTAGGACAGCTGTCAGATGTTTTTCTTCACTCCAATCTGATGGCTCTGTTATCTTGCACTCCTGCAGCCCACTTGGGGGTTCAGAAGGCACAGGTCTCTAAGGCAAGGAGAACTGGACTCAGACGTCTCAGAGGAAGGGAAGTCTGCATTTAGCAACTTCCAACGTAGCATCCTCCACATATATTCTCTAACAATTTAGGAGTTTAGGAAGGGTGGGGAAGCCCATCAGCTAGGGCTCCTAAGAAAAAGTTATTGGAATGGGAGTCCCACTTGGCTTTTCAACTCTCTCCCCAGGCAGTGATCAACACCATGTGCGGCCAAGGTATGCAGGCCCTTGACTACTTGGAAGCTAGTAAAGTCATCTACACCAATGGCTGTATTGACAGATTGGTCAACTGGATACACAGCAACCTCTTCGTACTTGGTGGTGTGGCACTGGGCCTGGCCATCCCCCAGGTAACTTACCCTGTAAAACTGTGGTCCCACAATTCTGTAAAGACTCCTTTGTTTGGGGGAGGGCACCTGGGGCTCAGCTAGGGTGTCAGGCACTAAGGTTGCTGAAGGGTAGGAGATGTGATGGTGCCGACTGCACTGGGAAGATGGAGTCAGAGAAAACAAAGGCATCACTCATTGCTGAGGACCCAATTCCTTCTCACCTTTCCCAGCTGGTGGGAATCCTGCTGTCCATGATCCTCATGAGTCAGATCAAAGATCAGATCAAACTACAGCTCTACAACCAGCAGCACCGGGCTGACCCATGGTACTGAGAATCCATCCTGCACCTCCTCGTTAGGGCAACAGGCGAGCCTCATCAACCAACGGCAGTGGTTACAGCTCTCAGCACCAAATGGAGATTTGGGTTCCAGCCCCACAAGCGACGGCCCAGTGGCAAGAAGCAAACTCCAGATGCCAGAAGGCAGGGTACACAGGTGGCTCAAGCCTCCTCTCCCCATCCTAGCTCTCAGCATTGTTATTCTGTATTCTTTCTACCCTCCACCATTTGGGTTTCTGTTCTTGTTTTGTCTGAGCAGAGATGCTTGAGCAGCAGCAGTCGCACAGAGCTGTGGGGGCAACAGGCTTTCCACCGAAGCCCTGCAACTGACAGACCTGCTGGGGCTGCCACTGAGCTTGCAGCACATACTCGCATTCTGGCTGTTCCCAGTGCGCCCTGCCTGGAGTCCGGTTGGCATGATATCGGCTCCAGAAGGGAAGGGAGTGGAGCAGGCAGTGAGCGTGGGGGTCGGCTGGGGACAGTCGTATGTGCTGGGGAGGAGTGGAAGACCATGTGTTTACTGACCGCCTGTGCTGCCATCCTCCCAGGTAGTCAGAGTGAGCTACATCCTGCCCAGCCCTCATTTCCATGGAAACGTGGCAGCAACTGCAAGGGGTACAACAAGCAGCCAAATTCACCCCGTCTCCCctcctttaaaaaatgtctggAACCATGGTCTCTATCTTCTGCAGCCAGCAGAGGTGGGACTGAGCCATACGTCCCCTTGAACTGCACCCCTGTATGGCCCTCACTCTCCAGTAAgtgggtttctttcttttaaccTTGGCAGTGTGCAGAGAAAGAGAGGtaacacccccccgccccccattccTCTGTACCAGAGCTCAGTATTTCTACAGTGTAAGCAGGGATcttgctggggctgggggagccagAAATGGCAATAAAAGTTTGTTGACCTGGGCTAACCTGGACTCCATGAATTTTCCATTCTGGCAACTGGGAAGGGAGGGGTAGAAGGGCCCGGCCGGCGCTACCGTACTTCCCCGGTCCCACCACTCACCCCAGCTCCCTCTAGCAGATGCACCATTCCCCTCCCACAACCCCGCCCCCTCCAGTCTAAATTAGATAAAGAGATTCCCCATTCGCATTTGGGAACGGCATAATTTTATCCCCAAACCTgacgttaatttttttttccgaACTGAAATAATTTGCTACCCAAAACTTTCCGGATGGGTTAGGGAAGGATACGTCTGTAAATCACTGTGTAGCCCTCTCGccgggaagggaggggggaggagtgaGGAGGAGGAAGGCCATCTCTTCACTCCCAGTCTAGACCCTCTAGCCCTCTCCTCCACCTTTATCTGAAAGAGCTGGGTACCGCGGCCCATCTTGCTTTAGTGAAGACCCAGAAAAAAACTTCCAGGCGTGCGCATGGCTTCCTCGCGCGGAGAAGAGCGGGCGAGCGCGGAGAGCAGGGAGGCCCGGCTGGCGCGtcggggggcggggccggggccggggcggggccccGTGGCGCCTTGGGTGGTCCCCACCCCCGTGGCGGCTGGGCCgagcctcccccaccccgcccgcgAGAAGGGGAAGGGCTGCGTGACCCCACTCCCCGGTGAGTGTCCACCAAGTCTCCTAAACTAGCCTAGCTCTGCAGTCGGGAAGCTCAGACTAGGGCCTTGGCCTGGCCGGGGAAAGATGGGAGAAGCCCTACCGCGCTGGGCAGAGCCTAGAGTTCTCTCCCCGCCCCCAGTTTCCCCTAAACCAGCCTTCTGCTCCTGGGAGGGCGCCTTTCCAGCAGCCACCTGGGGCCCCAGCCAATGTTTAGCTCCAGCTAGTAACAGAacggaaagaaaaaataaaatcttttttttttttttttaagtaagggcCTTTTATTCTGGGAGAGAAGAGTAAAAAAGCGCGCTTTCTTAGTGCCAGAGAATGGCATTTTATGCTCCTTCATTTGGTGATGCGGACCAGCAACTCGGTGTTAGGGAGACGGGGTGATGCACCTTCCCGGTTCACCGATTTTGAGGAGCTTACCTGGTAGGGGGCTGTTTAAGGCCTTTTGGAGGAAAAGACCAGGAACGCTAGTctgcagaaccaggattcaaatccagatttTTTGAACTCCCAACTACACTTTTACTTAAGTCTCTACTGTCTCTCACTATCTAGCCTTCTGGGCTTGTATTGATACAAAAGGAGTCGGGAATTTCCCACCAAGTCCCAGGCCTTAAAAGGCCCTGAGCTTTAATTGTTCAGGAGCTTATAGTGCAGTTCAGTGTTTTTACCTATATTCGTTTCTCAGTGtctttttagatttctttctctttggccTGATGCTGGGAGAGAAAATGCCCAGTTTTTTAAAGGTTTCTCATCATTATTTCGCGTTTCAATTTAATTTGCTCCCTGAATTTCTATCAGTTTAAAAACCCTAGTCTCAAGCATGTGGGGTTAACACCAGTATCTTAGAACAGCTATCAAATCTAGGCCTCAAAGGTGGGTGAATGGAAGTAGATTCTTGGGGCAGTGGAAATCAGGCTGGATGAGCAGAAGTGGACAGAAAGGGCCTGAAGGAGGGTGAAAATTTGTCTGGCATGACATGGCAAGAA
Coding sequences within:
- the TSPAN33 gene encoding tetraspanin-33, whose protein sequence is MARRPGAPAAYGEDFSFVSPLVKYLLFFFNMLFWVISMVMVAVGVYARLMKHAEAALACLAMDPAILLIVVGVLMFLLTFCGCIGSLRENICLLQTFSLCLTIVFLLQLAAGVLGFVFSDKARGKVSEIINNAIVHYRDDLDLQNLIDFGQKKFSCCGGISYKDWSLNMYFNCSEDNPSRERCSVPYSCCLPTPNQAVINTMCGQGMQALDYLEASKVIYTNGCIDRLVNWIHSNLFVLGGVALGLAIPQLVGILLSMILMSQIKDQIKLQLYNQQHRADPWY